The Neovison vison isolate M4711 chromosome 13, ASM_NN_V1, whole genome shotgun sequence genome includes a region encoding these proteins:
- the RHCG gene encoding ammonium transporter Rh type C: MVWNTNLRWRLPVTCLLLQVAMVVLFGVFVRYEADADARWADSKAQHNTSDLENEFYYRYPSFQDVHVMIFVGFGFLMTFLQRYGYSSVGFNFLLAAFGIQWALLMQGWFHSYHEGYIHVGVENLINADFCVGSVCVAFGAILGKVSPVQLLIMTLFQVTLFSVNEYILLSLLEVKDAGGSMTIHTFGAYFGLTVTWILYRPGLHQSKDRQKAVYHSDLFAMIGTLFLWMYWPSFNSAVSNHGDAQHRAAINTYCSLAACVLTSVALSSALHKKGKLDMVHIQNATLAGGVAVGTAAEMMLMPYGSLIVGFICGIVSTLGFVYLTPFLEARLRIQDTCGIHNLHGIPGIIGAIVGAVTASCATTDVYGINGLALAFGFDGFKTNWNASMQGKFQAAGLFVSLAMALVGGGIVGIILKLPVWGQPADENCFEDSVYWEMPEEPKSTVLHPEDSTLKPSEP; the protein is encoded by the exons ATGGTCTGGAACACCAACCTCCGCTGGCGGCTGCCGGTCACCTGCCTGCTCCTGCAGGTGGCCATGGTGGTCCTCTTCGGCGTGTTTGTGCGCTACGAGGCCGACGCCGACGCCCGCTGGGCCGACAGCAAGGCGCAACACAACACCAGCGACCTGGAGAACGAATTCTACTACCGCTACCCGA GCTTCCAGGACGTGCACGTGATGATCTTCGTGGGCTTCGGCTTCCTCATGACTTTCCTGCAGCGCTACGGTTACAGCTCTGTGGGCTTCAACTTCCTGCTGGCGGCCTTTGGCATCCAATGGGCGCTGCTCATGCAGGGCTGGTTCCACTCCTACCACGAAGGCTACATTCACGTGGGCGTGGAAAA CCTCATCAATGCGGACTTCTGCGTGGGCTCTGTCTGTGTGGCCTTTGGGGCAATTCTGGGCAAAGTCAGCCCTGTCCAGCTACTCATCATGACTCTCTTCCAAGTGACCCTCTTTTCAGTGAATGAGTACATCCTCCTCAGTCTGCTAGAG GTAAAGGACGCAGGGGGCTCTATGACCATCCACACATTTGGTGCCTACTTTGGGCTCACAGTGACCTGGATCCTCTACCGGCCCGGCCTACATCAGAGCAAGGACAGGCAGAAAGCTGTGTACCACTCGGATCTCTTTGCCATGATCG GCACCCTCTTCCTATGGATGTACTGGCCCAGCTTCAACTCAGCTGTGTCCAACCACGGAGACGCCCAGCACCGAGCTGCCATCAACACCTACTGCTCGTTGGCAGCCTGCGTGCTCACCTCGGTAGCACTGTCCAGCGCCTTGCACAAGAAGGGCAAGCTGGACATG GTGCACATCCAGAACGCCACGCTCGCAGGAGGGGTGGCCGTCGGGACGGCCGCTGAAATGATGCTCATGCCCTATGGCTCCCTCATCGTTGGCTTCATCTGCGGCATCGTCTCCACCCTGGGTTTTGTGTACCTGACG CCATTCCTGGAGGCCCGGCTGCGGATCCAGGACACGTGTGGCATTCACAACCTGCACGGCATTCCCGGCATCATCGGTGCCATCGTGGGTGCCGTGACCGCGTCTTGCGCCACCACCGATGTGTATGGAATAAACGG GCttgcccttgcctttggcttTGATGGTTTCAAGACTAACTGGAACGCAAGCATGCAGGGCAAGTTTCAGGCTGCTGGTCTCTTTGTGTCCCTGGCCATGGCCCTGGTGGGCGGCGGCATTGTGG GAATTATCCTGAAACTGCCAGTCTGGGGACAACCCGCTGATGAGAACTGCTTTGAGGATTCCGTCTACTGGGAG ATGCCTGAGGAGCCAAAGAGCACGGTCTTGCATCCTGAGGACTCAACCCTCAAGCCCTCAGAACCTTAA